The Montipora capricornis isolate CH-2021 chromosome 6, ASM3666992v2, whole genome shotgun sequence genome has a window encoding:
- the LOC138052225 gene encoding uncharacterized protein isoform X1, which produces MFELLKTTEDCQQVFYVMSDAIPFRKQKSCLELCNEDDLYFIDVFSCVQQTERYGLNHPRQQLFLYITRAPSENRSSFLQEEKLRLGLRRVHRDSFRWKKSSTADKILAILKMEDLEAIKKIERMKVDEMRLPEKVSFTLPKSDASSMQAVVKVLKGNLDGETLLQTEQLTLPLSMIPSKEPKPGVEHEHTSTGLASVSS; this is translated from the exons TTTTTTACGTGATGTCAGACGCAATTCCCTTCAGAAAGCAAAAATCTTGTCTGGAACTATGCAACGAGGATGACCTGTACTTTATAGACGTATTCAGTTGTGTCCAACAAACAGAGCGTTATGGACTCAATCATCCTCGTCAGCAACTCTTTTTATACATTACGAGGGCTCCGTCTGAAAACAGATCAAGCTTCCTACAG GAAGAAAAACTACGTTTAGGATTGCGTCGAGTGCATCGTGATTCGTTTCGCTGGAAGAAATCATCTACTGCTGACAAAATTCTGgctattttgaaaatggaagatTTGGAAGCTATAAAGAAG ATTGAAAGGATGAAAGTGGACGAGATGCGTTTGCCAGAGAAAGTTTCCTTCACTCTTCCAAAAAGTGATGCATCCAGCATGCAAGCTGTAGTGAAGGTTTTGAAGGGAAATCTAGATGGTGAAACTCTGTTGCAAACCGAACAGTTGACGTTGCCACTTTCAATG ATTCCCTCCAAGGAACCAAAGCCTGGAGTTGAGCACGAGCACACAAGCACTGGGCTGGCAAGTGTATCCTCGTGA
- the LOC138052225 gene encoding uncharacterized protein isoform X2, with product MSDAIPFRKQKSCLELCNEDDLYFIDVFSCVQQTERYGLNHPRQQLFLYITRAPSENRSSFLQEEKLRLGLRRVHRDSFRWKKSSTADKILAILKMEDLEAIKKIERMKVDEMRLPEKVSFTLPKSDASSMQAVVKVLKGNLDGETLLQTEQLTLPLSMIPSKEPKPGVEHEHTSTGLASVSS from the exons ATGTCAGACGCAATTCCCTTCAGAAAGCAAAAATCTTGTCTGGAACTATGCAACGAGGATGACCTGTACTTTATAGACGTATTCAGTTGTGTCCAACAAACAGAGCGTTATGGACTCAATCATCCTCGTCAGCAACTCTTTTTATACATTACGAGGGCTCCGTCTGAAAACAGATCAAGCTTCCTACAG GAAGAAAAACTACGTTTAGGATTGCGTCGAGTGCATCGTGATTCGTTTCGCTGGAAGAAATCATCTACTGCTGACAAAATTCTGgctattttgaaaatggaagatTTGGAAGCTATAAAGAAG ATTGAAAGGATGAAAGTGGACGAGATGCGTTTGCCAGAGAAAGTTTCCTTCACTCTTCCAAAAAGTGATGCATCCAGCATGCAAGCTGTAGTGAAGGTTTTGAAGGGAAATCTAGATGGTGAAACTCTGTTGCAAACCGAACAGTTGACGTTGCCACTTTCAATG ATTCCCTCCAAGGAACCAAAGCCTGGAGTTGAGCACGAGCACACAAGCACTGGGCTGGCAAGTGTATCCTCGTGA